DNA from Sphingomonas sp. SUN039:
AAGACCGGCGAAATCCTCTCCGATACAGTCACCAACGCCGAGCCCGGCGCGGTGTGGGCGAACGACGGCAAGAGCTTTTTCTACATCGACAAAGATTTGACGACGCTGCTCGGCAATAAGGTCAAGCGGCATGTCCTCGGCACTCCCGCGAGCGCCGATACGGTCGTCTATGAGGAGAAGGACAACACCTTTTACATGGGGATCGACCGGACCAAGGACGACAGGTTCATCTGCATCGGTGTCCAGAGCACGGTCAGCTCGGAATCGCGCTGCACCTCTGCTGCGGCCCCGGGCAGCTTCGCCGTCGTCGCGCCGCGCCAGCGCGACTTCCTCTATCAGGCCGATCATCTCGGCGGTCGCTGGGTGGTCCGGACGAACTGGAATGCGCCCAACTACCGGTTAATGACCTTGGCCGACGGCACCGCCTGGGGCGACCGGACGAAATGGCGCGATATGGTCGCGCACGACCCCAAGGTGTTCATCGACGATTACGCGCTGTTCGACGGCTTTACAGCGATCAACGAACGATCGGGCGGTCTCAAGCGCCTGCGGACGCTGACGGCTGCGGGCAAAAGCAGTTTCATCGCCAGCGACGAGCCCGCTTATGCAATGTCGCTCGGCACCAATGCCGAACCCGGCACCGACTGGCTGCGCTACACCTACACCTCGCTGACGACGCCGACACGGACCTTTGAGGTCAATGCCCGGACCGGCGCGCGCAAGCTGCTCAAGGAGAACCCCGCACCGGGGTATGTCGCGGCGAACTATGTCACCGAACGCGTCTGGGTACCCGCGCGCGACGGCAAGGTGCGGATCCCGGTTTCTGTCGTTTACAAAAAGGGCTTCAAGCGCGACGGCACCGCCGCCATGCTGCAATATGCCTATGGCAGCTATGGCGCTTCGACCGATCCGACCTGGTCGCCGAGCGTCACCAGCCTGCTCGACCGTGGCATGGTTTATGCGCTCGCGCACATCCGCGGCGGTCAGGAAATGGGGCGCAGCTGGTACGACGACGGCAAGATGTTCAACAAAAAGAACACCTTCACCGATTTCGTCGATGTCACCCGCTATCTCGTCGCGCAAAAATACGCGGCAAAGGACCGTGTTGCTGCGCGGGGCGGCAGCGCGGGCGGGCTGTTGATGGGCGCGGTCGCGAACATGGCGCCCGAGGACTATAAGGTGATGATCGCGCAGGTGCCGTTCGTCGATGTGGTGACGACGATGCTCGATGAAACGATCCCGCTGACCACCGGCGAATGGGACGAATGGGGCAACCCCAAGACCAAGGCGTCCTACGATTACATGCTGAGCTACAGCCCGTACGATCAGGTCGCGGCCAAGACCTATCCCGCGCTGTTCGTCGGCACCGGCCTGTGGGACAGCCAAGTGCAATATTACGAACCGGCGAAATGGGTGGCGAAGCTGCGCGCAACCAAGACCGATACCAACCCGCTGCTGTTCCGCGTCAACATGGAGGCCGGTCACGGCGGCAAGTCGGGCCGCTTTCGCAGCTATCGCGAGACGGCGGAATATTACGCGTTCATGCTGGGCCAGTTGGGAGTAAAATAGGGCGAGCGGGCGGCCACGGCACCCAGCGCATGACGTCGCCCGCGAACGGCGTCCAGATGCCAGTGCGGACGCCCGCCGCCTTGAGCGCGCCACCGGTCCACACATTGCAGGTGTTCAACGCGCTGTAGCGACCGCGTGCGGGGTAGAAGCGGTCTGTCGGGGTATAGCCGGGAATCGCGGGGCCGAGGCGCACGGTCGCGGCGATATAGGCGTGCAGGCGGGCGTATTCGTGCGCGCGCAGACGGATCGGCCGCCAGTTTTCATCAGGCAGGAAATCGCCCAGTTCATCGACATGGACCAATGTATCGCCGCTGCCGACCAGCGCCGACAGCGCGGTGCCGGGGCGGATGTCCTGCCAGCGCGGGGTGTTCAGGTAGAAATCGCGGTCGCCCCAGCCGAACGCGCGCCATTTGCCCGGACCTGCGGGCAGGACGATGCCGGTGTGCACGCCGTTGGTTTGGATGAAGATGGTGGTGCCTGTTGCTGGTTCGCGCCAGTTGGCGTTCGCGGGAATGTGGGCCAGGATGGCGGCTGCGGCGAGATAAAGGCCGACGGGAATCAGCACGAAGGTGGGGGCGATGCGGATCAGCTTTTGCGGCTTCATGCAGGGCAGTGTAGGCTAGTTGCATGGAAGCCACCATGCTCGAACGCCCCGCCGAAGCCGCTGCCGACTGGACGGTCCCGCAGGACTGGGACCGCTTCACGGCGGACGAGCACGCGGTCTGGGACACGCTGTTCGCGCGCCAGACGGCGATGCTGCCCGGCCGTGCGTCGGACGCCTTTCTGCGCGGTGTCGATGTACTACGCCTGTCGAAGCCCGGCATTCCCGATTTCAGCGAGTTGTCCGAACGGTTGATGGCCGCGACCGGCTGGCGCGTGGTTGCGGTGCCGGGGCTGGTGCCCGACGCGGTGTTCTTCGACCATCTGGCGAACCGCACCTTTGTCGCCGGCAATTTCATCCGGCGGGCGGACCAGCTCGACTATCTGGAGGAACCCGACGTCTTCCACGACGTGTTCGGCCATGTCCCGATGCTCGCCGACCCGGTGTTTGCGGATTACATGGCCGCCTATGGGCGCGGCGGCCAGCGCGCAGGGTCGCTGGGGGCGTTGAAGCGGCTTGCGCGGCTCTACTGGTACACGGTGGAATTCGGGCTGGTCGAGGAGGCGGGGGCGCTGCGGATATACGGCGCGGGCATCGTGTCGAGCCGGGGCGAAAGCATCTTTGCGCTCGACGACCCGTCGCCGAACCGGATCGGCTTCGACCTGAACCGCGTGATGCGGACCGAGTACCGCATCGACGATTACCAGCAGGGTTATTTCGTCATCCCGAGTTTCGACGAATTGCTGCGGGTGACGGTGGAGACCGACTTCGGGCCGCTCTATGCAGCGTTGGAGGGGCAGGCCGAGTTCGACGTTGCCGACATCGTCGAGGGTGATCGCGTGCTGACACGTGGGACACAGGCCTACGCATTGGCGGGGGGCTTGAAAGCCTAGGCGCGGGCCACACATTGTGGCCAATGAGCACCACCGACAATTCCATGCCCGCGTGGCACGGCACCACCATCGTTTCCGCACGCAAGAACGGCAAAGTCGTCATCGCCGGCGACGGTCAGGTCTCGATGGGCCAGACCGTAATGAAGCCCAACGCGCGCAAGGTGCGCCCGATCGGCGACGGCAGCGTTATTGCGGGTTTTGCGGGCGCGACGGCGGACGCGTTCACGCTGCTCGAACGGCTGGAGCGCAAGCTGGAATCGCATAACGGCCAGTTGATGCGGGCGGCGGTCGAGCTGGCGAAGGACTGGCGGACAGACAAATACCTCCGCAACCTCGAAGCGCTGATGATCGTCGCCGACAAGGACGTGACGCTGGTGCTGACCGGCAACGGCGATGTGCTGGAGCCCGAGGGCGGGATCGCGGCGATCGGGTCGGGCGGGAATTACGCGCTCGCCGCCGCCCGCGCGCTCGACGAATACGAGCCCGACTGCGAGACCCTGTGCCGCCGCGCGATGAAGATTGCGGGCGAGATTTGCGTCTACACCAACGACCGGCTGACGGTCGAAGTGCTCGACGCGGCCTAACTTTACCGAAAGTCCGACATGAACGACGCCCTGACCCCGAAAGCCATTTGCCGTGCGCTCGACGAGCATATCGTCGGACAGGCCGACGCCAAGCGCGCGGTCGCGGTTGCCATGCGGAACCGCTGGCGGCGGCAGCAATTGCCGCTCGACCTGCGCGACGAAGTCAGCCCTAGAAATATCCTGATGATCGGGCCGACCGGCTGCGGCAAGACCGAGATTTCGCGGCGGCTGGCGAAGCTCGCGGATGCACCGTTCGTGAAGGTCGAGGCGACCAAGTTCACCGAAGTCGGCTATGTCGGCCGCGACGTCGAACAGATCGCGCGCGACTTGGTCGAAGAAGCGATCCGGCTGGAGAAGGAACGCCGCCGTGCGTCGGTGAAGGACAAGGTCGAGGAGGCTGCGATGGCGCGCCTGCTCGATGCACTGACCGGCAAGGGCGCAAGCGAGGCCACGCGCGCGGCGTTCAAGCAGCGGTTCGACGACGGGTCGCTTAGCGAAACCGAGATCGAGATCGAGGTCGATGCCGCGCCGCAAATGCCGTTCGACATTCCCGGCGGCGGCAATGTCGGGATGATCAACATCACCGAAATGATGTCGAAGGCGATGGGCGGCGGCCAGTTGAAGCGTCGCAAGATGACCGTGCCTGCGGCCTGGACGAAACTCACCGAGGAAGAAGCCGACAAGCGGCTCGACCAGGACGATGTCGCGCGGGTTGCGCTGGCGGATGCCGAGGCGAACGGGATCGTGTTCCTCGACGAGATCGACAAGATTGCGGTCAGCGACGTGCGCGGCGGGAGCGTGAGCCGCGAAGGCGTGCAGCGTGACCTGCTGCCGCTGATCGAGGGCACGACGGTCGCGACCAAATACGGGCCGATGAAGACCGACCACATCCTGTTCATCGCGAGCGGCGCGTTTCATGTCGCCAAGCCCAGCGACCTGCTGCCCGAACTTCAGGGGCGATTGCCGATCCGTGTCGAGCTGAAGGCGCTGACCGAGGCCGATTTCGTGCGTATTCTCAACGACACGCGGGCCTCGCTGACGACGCAATACAGTGCATTGCTCAAGACGGAGGGGGTGATTGTAGCCTTCACCGACGACGGCATCGCCGCCGTCGCGCGCACCGCAGCTGAGGTCAACGCGAGCCTCGAAAACATCGGAGCACGGCGGCTGTCGACGGTCATGGAAAAGCTCCTCGAAGACATCAGTTTCGATGCCGAGGACCGGCAGGGCACGACGCTGACGGTCGACGCGGCCTATGTCGACCAGCAACTGGCGAGCGTGGCGCGGAACACGGATCTGTCGAAGTATGTGTTGTGATGTGACGACCACAGTGATACTGTGGAAAAATGAAAAACATCACAGTCACTGTCGATGATGACCTGTATCGCAAGTCACGGCTCTATGCGGCAGAGCATGACACGACTGTGACGGCGCTTGTGCGCGAAGCGATCTCGTCCTTTGCCTATGGCGAAACCGACGCCCAGCGGCGGTTGCGCGAAGAGGGCGAACTTTATGCGCGGCTGGATTCGCGACGCGAGCGGCGCGTCGATGAGGGATTTGCAACATCGGCGCGCGAGGTGCTCTATCGTGACGGAAGTTCCGACGACCATAACGCAGCGTCGTGATTTTTCTCGATACCAATGTGCTGATGTATGCCAGCGGGGCCGACGATTCCTCATTGGCGAAGACCGGCGTGGCGCGCGGTTTGCTCCGGACAACCACGGGCGTCGTCCTGTCGTTGCAGGTGTTGCAGGAATTCTATGTCAATGCCACGCGCGTTACGCGACGGGCAAATTTGAGCCACGCCGACGCCTGCGCGCTGATCGACAGTTGGCGACGGTTCCGGATTTTCGAGCCGACGCTTGCGACGCTCGACCGTGCGCTCGACATCCGCGAGCGCCACAAATTCTCTTACTGGGACGCAGCGGTTATGGCGGCGGCGCTGGATGCGGGATGTACGAAGCTGCTGTCCGAGGATTGGACGCACGATCAAGTCATCGACGGTCTTGCGCTCGAGAACCCCTTTCGCGGCCTTTGATCACTTCCCTACCGGCACCACCACCATGGCAAAGCTCTTGGCTGGATCCAGCCAGCGTTTCGCGGTTGCCTGCAATTCCTCGGGCGTGATCCGGGCATAGTCGCCCGATAATGTGCTCAGCGATTGCAGTCGGCGCGGTTCGGTCGAGGCGCCTTGCAATTGCTGCAGCCAGAAGCTGTTGCCGCTCGATGCGCGCGCGATCGACTGGCGCATCGGGCCGACGGTGCGGAGCAGTTCGTCGGCGGTGACGGGCTTCGACGCGAGGTCCGCCGCGATCTGGCGGGCAAGCGCGTAAAAGCGGTCGACCCCGGCCGGCTTCAGCTGCGACGTCACCACAAAGCTGCCGCCGCCGGGCATGAAGGCGGGCCAGCTGCTCCCGACATTGGGACTGTAGCTCGCGCCTTCCCCTTCGCGGAGAGTGTCGAACAGCCGGTCGT
Protein-coding regions in this window:
- a CDS encoding DUF2459 domain-containing protein: MKPQKLIRIAPTFVLIPVGLYLAAAAILAHIPANANWREPATGTTIFIQTNGVHTGIVLPAGPGKWRAFGWGDRDFYLNTPRWQDIRPGTALSALVGSGDTLVHVDELGDFLPDENWRPIRLRAHEYARLHAYIAATVRLGPAIPGYTPTDRFYPARGRYSALNTCNVWTGGALKAAGVRTGIWTPFAGDVMRWVPWPPARPILLPTGPA
- a CDS encoding PIN domain-containing protein codes for the protein MIFLDTNVLMYASGADDSSLAKTGVARGLLRTTTGVVLSLQVLQEFYVNATRVTRRANLSHADACALIDSWRRFRIFEPTLATLDRALDIRERHKFSYWDAAVMAAALDAGCTKLLSEDWTHDQVIDGLALENPFRGL
- a CDS encoding S9 family peptidase → MSLRLTTALALVLSIPVAALAQTVVPPVAAKKPFLITGPAGAPPRNDDYYWLRDDTRKNPEMLANLNAENAYADAVLGPTKPLQETLYNEIVGRIKQDDASVPYRKRGYYYYTRFETGKDYAINARRKGSMTAPEEVMFDQNAMAAGKGYFALSSVDISQDNGLAAFATDDVGRRQYVIRVKNLKTGEILSDTVTNAEPGAVWANDGKSFFYIDKDLTTLLGNKVKRHVLGTPASADTVVYEEKDNTFYMGIDRTKDDRFICIGVQSTVSSESRCTSAAAPGSFAVVAPRQRDFLYQADHLGGRWVVRTNWNAPNYRLMTLADGTAWGDRTKWRDMVAHDPKVFIDDYALFDGFTAINERSGGLKRLRTLTAAGKSSFIASDEPAYAMSLGTNAEPGTDWLRYTYTSLTTPTRTFEVNARTGARKLLKENPAPGYVAANYVTERVWVPARDGKVRIPVSVVYKKGFKRDGTAAMLQYAYGSYGASTDPTWSPSVTSLLDRGMVYALAHIRGGQEMGRSWYDDGKMFNKKNTFTDFVDVTRYLVAQKYAAKDRVAARGGSAGGLLMGAVANMAPEDYKVMIAQVPFVDVVTTMLDETIPLTTGEWDEWGNPKTKASYDYMLSYSPYDQVAAKTYPALFVGTGLWDSQVQYYEPAKWVAKLRATKTDTNPLLFRVNMEAGHGGKSGRFRSYRETAEYYAFMLGQLGVK
- the hslV gene encoding ATP-dependent protease subunit HslV; this encodes MPAWHGTTIVSARKNGKVVIAGDGQVSMGQTVMKPNARKVRPIGDGSVIAGFAGATADAFTLLERLERKLESHNGQLMRAAVELAKDWRTDKYLRNLEALMIVADKDVTLVLTGNGDVLEPEGGIAAIGSGGNYALAAARALDEYEPDCETLCRRAMKIAGEICVYTNDRLTVEVLDAA
- the phhA gene encoding phenylalanine 4-monooxygenase, with the protein product MEATMLERPAEAAADWTVPQDWDRFTADEHAVWDTLFARQTAMLPGRASDAFLRGVDVLRLSKPGIPDFSELSERLMAATGWRVVAVPGLVPDAVFFDHLANRTFVAGNFIRRADQLDYLEEPDVFHDVFGHVPMLADPVFADYMAAYGRGGQRAGSLGALKRLARLYWYTVEFGLVEEAGALRIYGAGIVSSRGESIFALDDPSPNRIGFDLNRVMRTEYRIDDYQQGYFVIPSFDELLRVTVETDFGPLYAALEGQAEFDVADIVEGDRVLTRGTQAYALAGGLKA
- the hslU gene encoding ATP-dependent protease ATPase subunit HslU, encoding MNDALTPKAICRALDEHIVGQADAKRAVAVAMRNRWRRQQLPLDLRDEVSPRNILMIGPTGCGKTEISRRLAKLADAPFVKVEATKFTEVGYVGRDVEQIARDLVEEAIRLEKERRRASVKDKVEEAAMARLLDALTGKGASEATRAAFKQRFDDGSLSETEIEIEVDAAPQMPFDIPGGGNVGMINITEMMSKAMGGGQLKRRKMTVPAAWTKLTEEEADKRLDQDDVARVALADAEANGIVFLDEIDKIAVSDVRGGSVSREGVQRDLLPLIEGTTVATKYGPMKTDHILFIASGAFHVAKPSDLLPELQGRLPIRVELKALTEADFVRILNDTRASLTTQYSALLKTEGVIVAFTDDGIAAVARTAAEVNASLENIGARRLSTVMEKLLEDISFDAEDRQGTTLTVDAAYVDQQLASVARNTDLSKYVL